A genomic stretch from Trichocoleus sp. includes:
- a CDS encoding DUF4255 domain-containing protein, protein MLDLALRFLKNELNTYLLTQTATNTVEVRLSKLVDESGRYAIDEETLGITVINIEEDRIFKSHLPEYAYSNGQHLVMEPDLKLNLHILIAANFKQYDQALKYISLVLTFFQSHPFFDSSINADLDPRIEKLVVELQSLNYEQLNQVWAFVGGKQLPSVIYKVRLVVLQDQAQTAIQPPITQINSTLQTR, encoded by the coding sequence ATGCTCGATCTGGCGTTGCGTTTTTTGAAAAATGAATTAAATACCTATTTGCTAACTCAAACAGCAACCAATACTGTTGAGGTACGTTTGAGCAAATTGGTCGATGAATCGGGACGGTATGCCATTGATGAGGAAACGCTTGGCATTACGGTGATTAATATTGAAGAAGATCGGATATTCAAATCCCACCTTCCAGAATATGCTTATAGTAATGGGCAGCATCTTGTGATGGAGCCTGACTTAAAGCTGAATCTCCACATTTTGATCGCAGCTAATTTTAAGCAGTACGATCAGGCGTTGAAGTATATTTCTCTGGTACTAACTTTTTTTCAATCTCATCCTTTCTTTGACTCATCAATTAATGCAGATCTCGATCCACGGATTGAGAAACTGGTGGTTGAGCTGCAGTCCCTCAACTACGAACAATTAAATCAGGTGTGGGCATTTGTTGGCGGTAAACAGTTGCCGTCTGTCATCTACAAAGTGCGTCTTGTGGTGCTGCAAGATCAAGCTCAAACAGCAATCCAGCCACCCATTACACAGATTAATTCTACGCTTCAGACCCGATAA
- a CDS encoding PAAR domain-containing protein codes for MPAAARVGDISNHGGTITGPGVSTVLLGGKPAAVAGDMHICSLPPNGHQPTVSPFPMGSATVMINGRPALRTSDVCICGAMAAVGEPTVIIS; via the coding sequence ATGCCAGCCGCCGCAAGGGTCGGAGATATCAGCAACCACGGAGGCACAATTACTGGGCCGGGAGTGAGTACTGTTTTGCTGGGCGGTAAACCTGCTGCTGTGGCTGGAGATATGCATATCTGCTCCTTGCCACCCAATGGGCATCAGCCCACAGTCAGTCCTTTTCCGATGGGTAGCGCCACGGTAATGATTAACGGACGCCCTGCCCTTCGCACGTCAGATGTCTGTATTTGTGGAGCAATGGCAGCGGTCGGAGAACCAACCGTGATCATCAGTTAA
- a CDS encoding phage tail sheath C-terminal domain-containing protein, whose product MTYKTPDVYVEEISLFPPSVAEVETAIPAFVGYTAKATRLSGNDLRDVPTKVKSLLEFETYFGKSPEINVTKVLLDESNNFVSASFTNSYYLYDSMRLFFDNGGGDCYVVSVGSYSNTIDREKLINGIKQLRKFDEPTILLFPDAAGLSAAELGAIQQQALIQCGELRDRVCVLDTRSDDPNGVAFRQNIGINNLKYGAAYTPWLKINYAKNVSYEDVRNVIRKGAAEVAVTLDTLTSDTNIQQTIANLNNALGDVTVINGKITPILSTTASLNDRYGALLTAYQNSKTATTLQNLFQFLFQLADVVEGMLDTPTGVKGTELQRDIRNAIASTLRNAFSDLIANEKELDASSPDAYEAQWDETPNPAAAEWSNIFTTGSPAASDIIPAAATTLAAQGDALLPNINKNFTLINGVINGFISSAANYVSTYEKNLYDTYPIFQTLIRGINNMLTSIPPSGAIAGVYAMVDNQRGVWKAPANVSLAGVIEPIYNFELSETDALNVDVNAGKSINAIRAFAAKGTLVWGARTLAGNDNEWRYVSVRRFFNMVEESIKKSTYWAVFEPNDANTWVKVRGMIENYLIQKWREGALVGAASKDAFFVKCGLGTTMTAQDILEGRMNLEIGMAVVRPAEFIILKFSHKLQTS is encoded by the coding sequence ATGACCTATAAAACTCCTGATGTTTACGTCGAAGAAATTTCACTCTTTCCGCCTTCTGTAGCGGAGGTGGAAACGGCTATTCCAGCCTTCGTTGGCTATACAGCAAAGGCAACCCGTCTCTCTGGCAATGATCTGCGAGATGTTCCGACCAAAGTGAAGTCTCTGCTAGAGTTTGAAACCTACTTTGGTAAAAGCCCTGAAATTAATGTGACGAAAGTGCTGCTAGATGAAAGCAACAACTTTGTCAGCGCCAGCTTCACCAACTCCTACTATCTCTACGACAGCATGAGGCTGTTCTTCGACAATGGGGGTGGAGATTGCTACGTGGTATCTGTTGGTTCCTACAGCAATACCATCGATCGGGAGAAGCTGATTAACGGCATCAAGCAACTGCGGAAATTTGACGAACCGACGATTCTGCTATTTCCTGACGCCGCAGGGCTATCGGCAGCGGAACTGGGGGCAATACAGCAGCAAGCCCTGATTCAGTGCGGCGAACTGCGCGATCGCGTTTGTGTGCTGGATACCCGCAGCGATGACCCGAATGGCGTGGCATTTCGTCAAAATATTGGTATCAATAATCTCAAATATGGTGCAGCCTATACGCCCTGGCTCAAGATCAACTATGCCAAAAATGTTTCCTACGAAGACGTGCGGAACGTGATTCGCAAAGGAGCGGCTGAGGTAGCTGTTACGTTGGACACGCTCACCAGCGACACCAATATTCAGCAGACGATCGCCAACCTCAACAATGCCTTAGGGGATGTCACCGTGATTAACGGTAAGATTACGCCCATCTTATCAACAACCGCTTCTCTCAACGATCGATACGGGGCTTTGCTAACCGCCTATCAGAACAGCAAAACCGCTACCACTCTGCAAAACCTATTCCAATTCCTGTTCCAGCTTGCAGATGTTGTGGAGGGAATGCTGGATACGCCTACGGGTGTCAAAGGCACAGAACTACAGCGGGATATTCGTAATGCGATCGCCAGCACGTTACGCAATGCCTTCAGTGACCTGATCGCCAATGAAAAAGAGTTAGATGCATCTTCTCCCGATGCCTATGAAGCTCAGTGGGATGAGACTCCCAATCCAGCAGCAGCGGAGTGGAGCAACATTTTCACCACGGGTTCTCCCGCTGCCTCCGATATCATTCCCGCAGCAGCGACTACTCTGGCGGCTCAGGGGGATGCACTGTTGCCCAACATCAACAAAAACTTCACCTTGATCAATGGAGTGATTAATGGCTTTATTTCTAGCGCTGCGAATTACGTCAGCACCTATGAGAAGAACCTGTACGACACCTATCCCATTTTCCAGACCCTGATTCGCGGCATTAACAACATGCTGACATCGATTCCGCCGAGTGGGGCGATCGCAGGTGTTTACGCGATGGTAGATAACCAGCGGGGCGTCTGGAAGGCTCCGGCAAACGTGAGCCTGGCAGGGGTGATTGAGCCAATCTACAACTTTGAGCTATCAGAAACCGATGCCCTGAATGTTGATGTCAATGCAGGTAAATCGATCAATGCCATCCGCGCCTTTGCCGCAAAAGGGACGCTGGTGTGGGGTGCTCGCACGCTGGCAGGGAACGACAACGAGTGGCGCTATGTCTCTGTGCGACGTTTCTTCAACATGGTGGAAGAAAGCATCAAAAAATCCACCTACTGGGCAGTGTTTGAACCGAACGATGCCAATACCTGGGTGAAGGTGCGCGGCATGATTGAGAACTACCTGATCCAGAAATGGCGAGAGGGCGCACTGGTCGGCGCAGCCTCTAAGGATGCCTTTTTTGTGAAGTGCGGTTTGGGCACCACGATGACCGCTCAAGACATTCTGGAAGGGCGGATGAATCTGGAAATTGGCATGGCAGTGGTGCGTCCGGCAGAGTTTATTATTCTCAAGTTCTCTCACAAGCTGCAAACCTCGTAG
- a CDS encoding baseplate J/gp47 family protein → MAEQDIIQNLIFQLGQSQGDRFPEELGVHFADVDERSAQELFQSASQLSQFVNYYRHQTETPTATWAAFFPADRTDISQLLAGDRANVTPHLALFLAFLKLYQQPQSLLNQTTGRHLDFYYKQVLQLTQKPAIADKAHVLVELKKNTEAIALTPTDLFSAGKDQTGIELLYAPTAETVINRSKVESLRSLYVSPAGTVHYAPIANSANGVGGALKQGDRHWRGFGDAQLPLAEVGFAIASPVLRMKEGTRQVTLTLTLDQVNSAKINTATLQSAFEVFITGEKSWMGPYTVSPKLTGTSTLTIEFSIPASQKAVVDYDAAIHGYAYSTQVPIVQVLLRGDNSRIRYSDLKEIRLLRSQVKVAVSGITALQLENDDGTLDASKAFLPFGPQPTIAARFKVGCTEALSKKLSDISLQVKWKDVPPNGFTVHYDKYTSSSVSGDNFTATVTFQDGGSWSNTSYRQRLFATNPAAEQVFTFAKSGTAPQTIAPSSFVLYALSQTNSDWALNAVSQFLLKRPVFRAFTAIAPDPVPGFLTFSLEKDFLHSTYRKKYVEYLMAHSQNPTANPLIVLNEPYTPAIQSISLAYTAYSDDVNLASNSVSDFAHPDVQSFHIAYFGQMQEHGYQRHQFEFVTDKSVTLLPHYAYEGELLIGCSNLRAGDSVSVLFQVAEGSADPEAERQAIQWFVLCDNYWRSLQRQEVKDTTRNLLTSGIVQFVIPAEATTTHTVLPNGLWLKAAVTRNVNAVSQLVEVVANVVEVQFQDRGNDPTHLTTPLEPQKIAKLNAGISTVKTIQQPYASFGGRAIETDKAFYTRVSERLRHKNRCISGWDYERIILEAFPSLHQVKCIPHAKLNSWLAPGHVLLVVIPDLRNRNAIDPLQPKVDADTLSQIAVYVQSRTGMQVKLHVKNPSYQQIQIHCNIQFRPGYEFNYYKAVLQQDLIQFLSPWLHDANRAITFGGKIYKSVVLDFVEDCSYVDYITDFKLYSSREEASSADLSEVQPATPDAILVSARSHSINPIA, encoded by the coding sequence ATGGCTGAGCAAGATATTATTCAAAATTTGATTTTTCAACTGGGGCAAAGCCAGGGCGATCGCTTTCCTGAGGAGTTAGGCGTTCATTTTGCCGATGTGGATGAGCGTTCTGCCCAGGAGCTATTTCAATCTGCCAGTCAACTCTCGCAATTTGTTAATTACTACCGTCATCAAACTGAAACCCCAACTGCAACTTGGGCAGCTTTCTTTCCTGCCGATCGCACTGATATTAGTCAATTACTGGCAGGCGATCGCGCGAATGTCACGCCTCATCTTGCCCTGTTTCTGGCATTTTTAAAGCTATATCAACAGCCTCAATCACTCCTCAATCAAACGACGGGTCGCCACCTTGATTTTTACTACAAACAAGTTTTACAACTGACCCAAAAACCAGCGATCGCAGATAAAGCCCATGTGCTGGTGGAACTGAAGAAAAATACGGAGGCGATCGCCCTGACGCCAACCGATCTGTTCTCGGCAGGAAAGGATCAGACTGGGATTGAACTGCTTTATGCACCAACTGCTGAAACCGTTATTAATCGCTCTAAAGTTGAGTCTTTGCGTTCTCTCTATGTGAGTCCGGCAGGGACGGTACATTACGCTCCGATTGCCAATTCAGCAAATGGCGTGGGTGGGGCACTGAAGCAGGGCGATCGGCACTGGCGCGGATTTGGGGATGCTCAGTTGCCGCTGGCAGAGGTGGGGTTTGCGATCGCCTCCCCGGTTTTGCGAATGAAGGAAGGCACGCGGCAGGTGACACTGACCCTCACCCTGGATCAGGTTAATTCAGCCAAAATAAATACCGCTACGCTGCAATCTGCCTTTGAAGTGTTTATCACAGGCGAAAAAAGCTGGATGGGTCCTTACACGGTCTCCCCCAAGCTGACGGGAACCAGTACCCTGACGATCGAATTTAGCATCCCTGCAAGTCAGAAGGCGGTGGTAGACTACGATGCTGCCATCCACGGCTATGCTTACAGCACGCAGGTTCCGATTGTGCAGGTGTTGCTACGAGGCGACAATTCCCGCATTCGCTACAGCGATTTGAAGGAGATCCGGCTCTTGCGATCGCAGGTCAAAGTCGCGGTTTCTGGGATCACTGCTCTGCAACTGGAAAACGACGACGGCACATTAGACGCATCCAAAGCATTCCTGCCCTTTGGTCCACAACCCACGATCGCCGCTCGCTTCAAAGTGGGCTGTACGGAAGCGCTCTCTAAAAAGCTGTCAGACATTAGCCTACAGGTGAAGTGGAAGGATGTGCCCCCGAATGGCTTTACTGTTCACTATGACAAATATACCTCGTCTAGCGTGAGTGGCGACAACTTTACCGCAACTGTAACCTTTCAAGATGGTGGCAGTTGGAGTAACACTAGCTATCGACAGCGACTATTTGCCACTAATCCGGCAGCAGAACAGGTCTTTACCTTTGCGAAATCGGGAACGGCTCCCCAGACGATCGCGCCCAGTTCTTTTGTCCTGTATGCGCTAAGTCAGACCAACAGCGATTGGGCGTTGAATGCAGTCAGCCAATTTTTGCTGAAGCGTCCTGTATTTCGGGCATTTACAGCGATCGCTCCTGACCCCGTACCGGGCTTTCTGACGTTCTCACTGGAGAAAGACTTTCTGCATTCGACCTACCGCAAAAAGTATGTGGAATATCTGATGGCGCACAGTCAGAATCCAACTGCAAACCCGTTGATTGTGTTGAATGAACCCTATACGCCTGCGATTCAGAGTATTTCCCTTGCCTACACTGCTTATTCAGATGATGTCAATCTGGCATCAAATTCCGTTAGCGATTTTGCTCATCCAGATGTGCAGTCCTTTCACATCGCTTATTTTGGGCAGATGCAGGAGCATGGATATCAGCGGCATCAGTTTGAGTTTGTCACGGACAAATCCGTCACGCTATTGCCGCACTATGCCTATGAAGGGGAATTGTTGATTGGCTGCTCGAATCTCCGGGCAGGTGATAGTGTGAGTGTTTTGTTTCAAGTTGCGGAAGGAAGTGCTGACCCCGAAGCGGAACGCCAAGCAATTCAATGGTTTGTGCTGTGTGACAACTACTGGCGATCGCTCCAGCGACAAGAGGTCAAAGATACGACCCGTAACTTGCTCACCAGTGGCATTGTGCAATTTGTGATTCCGGCTGAAGCGACAACCACTCATACGGTGTTACCGAATGGACTTTGGCTTAAGGCGGCTGTAACCCGTAACGTCAATGCTGTTTCGCAACTGGTGGAGGTGGTGGCGAATGTGGTGGAGGTGCAGTTTCAGGATAGGGGCAATGACCCAACTCACCTGACAACTCCCCTGGAACCTCAAAAAATTGCCAAGCTCAATGCTGGAATATCCACGGTTAAAACCATTCAGCAACCCTACGCTTCCTTTGGCGGGAGGGCGATCGAAACGGACAAGGCTTTCTACACCCGTGTCTCAGAACGATTACGGCATAAGAACCGCTGCATTAGCGGCTGGGATTACGAGCGCATTATCCTGGAAGCCTTTCCCAGTTTGCATCAGGTGAAATGTATTCCTCACGCCAAGCTAAATTCCTGGCTCGCTCCTGGTCATGTGCTGCTAGTGGTGATTCCCGATCTGCGAAACCGCAATGCGATCGATCCTCTACAACCGAAAGTGGATGCCGATACGCTCAGTCAAATTGCTGTATATGTGCAGTCCCGCACTGGAATGCAGGTGAAGCTGCACGTCAAAAACCCTAGCTATCAGCAGATTCAAATTCACTGCAATATCCAATTTCGCCCCGGCTACGAATTCAACTATTACAAAGCGGTGTTGCAGCAAGACTTGATCCAGTTCTTGTCGCCCTGGCTTCATGACGCAAATCGAGCAATCACTTTTGGCGGCAAAATCTACAAATCTGTCGTGCTGGATTTTGTCGAAGATTGCAGCTACGTCGATTACATCACCGATTTCAAGCTGTACAGCAGCCGTGAAGAGGCTTCCTCTGCCGATCTCAGCGAGGTGCAGCCTGCCACCCCAGATGCCATTCTTGTTTCAGCCCGCAGCCATTCAATTAACCCGATTGCCTGA
- a CDS encoding phage tail protein produces MPAQYPLPVFHFTVEWGGKRVGFTEISGLTQENQAIEYRDGSFPEYSSIKMPGLRKFNNITLKRGIFKSDNDFFNWLNTVKLNTVERRDLIINLLNEQHQPVMVWKVHNAFPVKVEGPQLKAAGNEVAIESIELAHEGLEIQNE; encoded by the coding sequence ATGCCAGCACAATATCCCCTGCCCGTATTTCACTTCACCGTTGAGTGGGGCGGTAAGCGCGTTGGGTTTACCGAGATTTCAGGGCTGACTCAGGAAAACCAGGCGATCGAGTATCGGGATGGCTCCTTCCCAGAATACTCCTCGATCAAAATGCCGGGACTGCGAAAGTTCAACAACATCACCTTAAAACGGGGCATTTTTAAGAGCGATAACGACTTTTTCAACTGGCTCAACACCGTCAAACTGAACACAGTAGAACGGCGCGATTTAATTATCAATTTGCTCAACGAACAGCACCAGCCTGTAATGGTGTGGAAGGTGCATAATGCCTTTCCCGTCAAAGTAGAGGGACCGCAGTTAAAAGCAGCAGGAAATGAAGTCGCGATCGAATCGATTGAGCTTGCCCACGAAGGGTTAGAAATTCAGAACGAGTAA
- a CDS encoding GPW/gp25 family protein — protein sequence MAEDAIAAYTSFLGTGWSFPPEFVLETGTVVMTTDEEDVAASLKILLGTAVGERFLNPKYGLDMTEVLFEPLSTTMKTFLHDRIKTTLLIYEPRIDLLDLTLDTSTQYDGKINIVITYQIRGTNSRFNLVYPFYTSDSNEVRQTVDFS from the coding sequence ATGGCAGAAGACGCGATCGCAGCCTATACCTCTTTCCTGGGAACGGGATGGAGCTTTCCGCCGGAGTTTGTCTTAGAAACAGGAACCGTGGTGATGACGACCGATGAAGAGGATGTTGCCGCCAGCCTCAAAATTCTGTTGGGAACAGCCGTCGGAGAACGGTTTTTGAATCCTAAATATGGCTTGGATATGACTGAGGTGCTATTTGAACCCTTAAGCACCACGATGAAAACGTTTCTGCACGATCGAATTAAGACGACTCTGCTGATTTACGAACCCCGGATTGATTTATTAGATCTGACCCTGGATACCTCGACTCAGTACGACGGCAAAATTAATATCGTGATTACTTATCAAATTCGGGGAACGAATTCTCGTTTCAATCTGGTGTATCCCTTTTATACCAGCGACAGCAATGAAGTCAGACAAACCGTAGATTTTAGCTGA
- a CDS encoding DUF5908 family protein encodes MPIVVDEVVISVEVSNQASGGGTTPPDATSDKQTIISECVERVLEILSQKQER; translated from the coding sequence ATGCCCATTGTTGTTGATGAAGTTGTAATTTCTGTTGAAGTGAGCAATCAAGCATCAGGAGGAGGCACTACGCCGCCAGATGCCACCAGCGATAAGCAGACCATTATTAGCGAATGTGTGGAGCGCGTGCTAGAGATTTTGAGCCAGAAACAGGAGCGGTAG
- a CDS encoding phage tail protein, with amino-acid sequence MSNYYPPVGFHFKVEVLGLPPNDHDVRFTEVSGLSTELATEEIAEGGENRFLQKYPTRTKYPELVLKRGLLLNSEILTWVRQCIEDFQIQPKNIDVKLLNENHQPLLTWHIANAYPTRWSVSDLNSTGNAVVIESLQFFYQYFTVDKS; translated from the coding sequence ATGTCAAACTATTATCCCCCTGTTGGTTTTCACTTCAAAGTTGAGGTGCTAGGCTTGCCGCCCAACGATCACGACGTGCGCTTTACCGAAGTGAGCGGGCTATCAACGGAACTAGCGACCGAGGAAATTGCGGAAGGTGGCGAGAATCGATTTTTGCAAAAATATCCCACTCGCACCAAATACCCCGAACTGGTGTTGAAACGAGGACTATTGCTGAACTCGGAAATTCTCACCTGGGTTCGACAATGCATTGAAGATTTTCAGATTCAGCCGAAGAACATTGACGTTAAATTGCTGAACGAAAATCATCAACCTTTACTGACCTGGCACATTGCGAATGCTTATCCCACCCGCTGGTCGGTGAGTGATTTGAACTCTACCGGAAATGCTGTTGTGATCGAAAGTCTTCAGTTCTTTTATCAGTACTTTACGGTGGATAAATCGTGA
- the vgrG gene encoding type VI secretion system tip protein VgrG, with protein sequence MPETRTLPIPIEHREFIVKVGGTAIEREHQLLAVYIIKAANKISSAKLVYLDGSASASDFPLSNTDRFIPGQQVEILAGSGSDPVSLFQGVVVRQSLKIRDHTAPQLVIECRHAAFKLTVARNSAYFFDQTDSEIIEALLEQGTIASDVETTAVRHKQQVQYDATGWDFLLTRAEANGKLVFTNDNKVTVKAPVLSGSPVCTLQFGATILELDAAIDARDQYSAVKSFTWDAAQQSLLDKEAAAPRFTPPGNLSRDDLADVVALEHYPLRHVALQEDEAQAWADAQWLKSALGQVSGRIKCEGIATVKPGDGVSLSGVGDRYSGTVYVTGVRQDFDLVQGWKTHIQFGSLEGWFAAEQSVSAPKAAALLPGINGLQVGIVTSNEDPDGEDRVRVRMPLVDDGEEGTWARVATLDAGKERGTFFRPEIGDEVVLGFLNDDPRQAVILGMFHSSANPAPLKGSDDNHEKLFQSRSKLKLYFNDDKKVIRLETPAGNKITLSEDEKAIALEDQNGNKILMNQDGITINSSQAIVLKAGTEIKIESGTALNVKGGTQLKLEGTAGVDLTSTAITKVKGSLIQLN encoded by the coding sequence ATGCCGGAAACAAGAACCCTTCCTATCCCCATTGAGCATCGAGAATTCATCGTGAAGGTGGGTGGCACTGCGATCGAGCGGGAACATCAGCTATTAGCGGTGTACATCATCAAAGCCGCCAACAAAATTTCCTCTGCCAAGCTGGTGTACCTGGATGGGTCAGCCTCCGCCAGCGATTTCCCCCTCAGCAATACCGATCGGTTCATTCCGGGTCAGCAAGTGGAAATTCTTGCCGGGTCAGGGAGTGATCCTGTCTCGCTGTTTCAGGGGGTGGTGGTGCGTCAGAGCCTCAAAATTCGCGATCACACCGCTCCCCAACTGGTGATTGAATGTCGTCATGCTGCCTTCAAGCTGACGGTGGCTCGTAACAGTGCCTACTTCTTCGACCAGACTGATAGTGAGATTATTGAAGCGTTACTGGAGCAGGGAACGATCGCCTCAGATGTCGAAACCACCGCCGTTCGCCACAAGCAACAGGTGCAGTATGACGCAACCGGCTGGGACTTTCTGCTAACGCGGGCAGAAGCCAACGGCAAACTCGTGTTTACCAATGACAACAAAGTTACGGTGAAAGCGCCCGTTCTCAGCGGCTCTCCCGTCTGCACCCTCCAGTTTGGAGCAACGATTCTGGAACTGGATGCTGCGATCGATGCCCGTGACCAGTACAGCGCTGTTAAATCCTTCACCTGGGATGCAGCTCAGCAAAGCCTTCTGGACAAGGAAGCTGCTGCCCCTCGCTTCACTCCCCCTGGCAACCTCAGTCGGGATGATTTGGCAGATGTAGTTGCCCTGGAACACTACCCCCTACGCCATGTCGCCCTCCAGGAAGATGAGGCGCAAGCCTGGGCAGATGCTCAATGGCTAAAGTCTGCTTTGGGGCAAGTGAGTGGACGGATCAAGTGTGAGGGCATTGCCACCGTTAAGCCGGGAGATGGAGTGAGTTTGAGCGGTGTGGGCGATCGTTACAGCGGGACAGTATATGTCACCGGGGTGCGACAGGATTTTGACCTGGTGCAGGGCTGGAAGACTCATATTCAATTTGGCAGTTTGGAGGGTTGGTTTGCAGCGGAGCAGTCTGTTTCTGCCCCCAAAGCTGCTGCGCTGCTGCCAGGAATTAACGGGCTACAGGTGGGAATTGTCACAAGCAACGAAGACCCTGACGGGGAGGATCGAGTGCGGGTGCGGATGCCGCTGGTGGACGATGGGGAGGAAGGCACTTGGGCAAGGGTCGCCACCCTGGATGCAGGCAAAGAACGGGGTACTTTCTTTCGTCCGGAGATCGGGGATGAAGTCGTGCTGGGCTTTTTGAACGACGATCCGCGTCAGGCAGTGATTTTGGGCATGTTCCATAGCAGCGCTAATCCTGCTCCTTTGAAAGGCTCGGATGACAACCATGAGAAGCTATTTCAAAGCCGATCGAAGCTAAAGCTGTACTTCAACGATGACAAGAAGGTGATACGACTCGAAACACCAGCAGGAAACAAAATTACCTTGAGCGAAGATGAGAAAGCGATCGCGCTTGAGGATCAGAATGGCAACAAAATTTTGATGAACCAGGACGGCATCACGATTAACAGTAGTCAGGCGATCGTGCTCAAAGCTGGAACGGAGATCAAAATCGAGTCGGGAACTGCTTTGAATGTGAAGGGAGGAACTCAGCTCAAATTGGAGGGAACGGCTGGAGTCGATCTAACCAGTACAGCCATCACCAAAGTCAAGGGCAGTTTAATTCAGTTGAATTAG